TCTTAGTCATTTGGTGTGTTAATTTCAACTACAGATCTCCATAGGTATCTCCTGAAAAAGACCAAGTAGATGCTCAGTTTAGCTCTTGCAGATTGCCAGCATGGACTATGGAATGGCTGGAACATCCAGGGAGTTGTGTGCAGAGATGATGGCTCTGATCCTGGTTCCAAATTCAGTACATCTTCAgtcacctctgcagagcagtgcataTGTGGCTccaaggcaggcagctctccttCTTGAACCCTCTTATCATTTTGTACAGCCCTCCTGAATCACAACCAGCTGCTGTGTCATCAGCTTTTCAGGTCTGCTTACACCTCAGGTGCACCTGGGCATTAAAGATACCCCCAGAGCCATAGCAATGATACCACAGTCTTATTTGCACAATCTTTGCAAAACATTTCACGTGTGGTGTAATAACCTGCTTCTCAGGTCTCATACCTATGGCAAGAGCTTACAGGAGCCcatcagagaagaaaaacagcactctgggagctgaggatggCTCGCAGGCGGCATGAGCAACAAGTATGCCTTGGGTCACTGAGGACGACGCCCCTGAAGAGGACTGCTGATATGGGAAGTAGAACAGGAGCCGCATAAGTGATGCTTAAACTGTATCTAGAAAGTATAAGCGAGACGTGTCTGATGAGCACACCTTGGGCTCAGTAACgacctctgcccctgcagctgctgctggtcacaGTCACTGTTTCCCACCAGAGGATGAATGATTAGGAGCAAGGAGCAGTTTGGTGACAAATTCCAGCCTATTTGCGGACAATTTCTGTTAATTGATTAAATTACCTGGAACGAGTCATGTGAACAGCCCTAGGCAAAAGGATTCTTGGGAGAATCAAAGCTTAAGATACAGGTACAGACCATGTAGGTAGTATGCTGAAGCTCCTCATTGCTTGAGCCTTGCTCTCTCTGTCTTCTAGGTGGGCGAAGCAGTCCTTGAAAATGCTCGGCTGATGCTGCACACAGAGAACATTCAAGCCTGTGCTGAAGACTTTAAAGACAGGTAGTCTTGTGGTGGCACCTAGCCAGCCACTTTCTTGCTCTGTAGAGGAGCAATGCTCAGAGAGTAGAATAGGCTCATCCTTTATGTTGACTACTGAACCACTTGACTTGGGAGGGGTTTCTAACAGCAAAATCACTGTGATGGTAAGGTTATTTTGGAAGATTTATAGTAACAAAAATGTGCACTAGCAAAACTACTCAGGTTACTCTTTGTTAGACAGCGGCTGATCTCTGACTGAGAGGTCAGTAATCACTCCAGTTGGGGTTGACATTTTATAAAAGTAAACTGCCACGTGCTTTTTAGGTTCAGTTTTCAGTGCCACACAAGGGGGTTCAGCAGAACACTGTTCTGCTGCCACGGCTGAAAAGCAAAACCTGCACCAGTATGAAGGCTGGCATGGAAATGTTAGATAAGGAAACAGACATAGGATGCACTCATTGCCCTTGCTTCTAACCCAGACAAACTAATGGTAAAAGAAGATCTTAAACACTGGAAAATGAGCCATTTGCTTTAACAGCAGTTTTAGGTGACAGACAACCACTTGGATTTCCTCTTTACGTTGATACTACTGGGATTTGGTCTTACAGCTGGGCTGGGACCATGGAGCAGAGACCAGACTTCTATCAGCACATCCTCAACGTGTAACACATGCATGTTTTCTTTAACCACAGCTCTGAAAGGCTGTATGCAGACCAGTGAGCAGTTATTCTGCAGCCAGACAAACAGACCCCCCCGTCAGAGTCTATATGGATTCCAGACTTAGGACTGTGTAGCTCTCTGTGTTCATTCAGGAATCCTATCGGGTTGGTAGCCACCACAGTGCAGATTGCTAACTAGCCTGATTTGTGGCACTGAGTTAGTAGCAAGGTACTTCAGGCAGTTAAACTCAAGCACAGCAAGGCAAGGTGAGAGCAAAGTAcatcttctgtgtttctgtgcctcTGTCTGGGACACATGAGCTAATTAGCACAAATGATgtcattatttttaaaaaaagcagcaggtttttcttgctgagctgtgctttgttaaggtttggtttgttgggttttttctctgCAGGTATGAAAATGAGCAGCCATTCAGAAAGGCAGTAGAAGATGAAATTAATTCCCTATATAAAGTGATTGATGATGCTAATTTAACTAAAATGGATCTGGAGAGTCAGatagagagcatgaaagaagaACTAACTTTGCTGTCAAAGAATCATGAAGAAGTAAGTCCAGGCGCAGGACACTGCAAAGCCCATGTGTGCCTGTTGCAGCTGGTTGGTATCACACTTCTAGTGCAAAGCAAGCACTGAAAAGCTCTGCCTGCCATGGCTGGGCATGGGGATTCTCCTGaagtctcctcctctttcttgctTCTCTGTTAATTTAGAGCAATAACCTCTGAGGCATGACCAAATTAATTCCATTTAAATGCTGTCTCTTTCCTATCTTACAAATACAACATGAAAGAGGTGGCACCACTCTATTTCTGCTAGACACCACACAACGGCCACAGTGTTGCACAGTCGTGTGTGGGGACATCTCCATGGCAAGTGCTGACTCACAGCCAAAgatcagagctgcctctgcttggcacagcttgCATCTGCCAGGAGATGTATATCTGTGCTATTGCGTGGTGCAGCACAGAGGGAAGAGCAGGGTTTGATTTGTTGTAAGTTGTTAGTTCTTTGACACAAAGGCCAACATTGCAGCTTTACTGCCAGTGTCCTTGTGGTGCATTCCAGTCCCTCGTGTGCAGTGTGCATGTGTCAAGCTCTAACTGCTGAAGAATTATGCCACTGTCAGAGGGTTGATCCAGGCAGTGTCTTGGTGTAGGGATTCTGTCTCTTTCCACCACAGGGGAAACCACTTCCAATACCCCAGATCTTCTACAAGACTGCTCATACAAGGCAAATGCACAGCTGAAGAGGAATGCCTCCAGTGCACTGAATCATTAATGTAGAGACAGCTTTTGGGACAGAAGCTAATCACCCTGTGGCACTTGCTTGAGCTCCTCTGAAGCTACCATTCAACTGTCTAGTTCACCTTCTTTTATATCTGACCTTTTTGTTCAAGGATGTGAAGGTATTATACAAGCAGCTTGCTGGATCTCAGCTGGAAGAACTTGATGTTCCCCTGGGAAGTGGCCTGGATGACATACTTGAGAAAATCAGAATCCACTGGGAGAGAGACATCGAGAAGAATCGCGCTGAGACAGGTGCCCTGCTCCGTACCAAGGTAAGCACTCTGGAACCCTCTGCAACAAACCAGGCTCTGACACAAACAGCATCTGCCCaatactctgctctgctctgacttggagggttagGCTTTTGGTTTTCCCCTCAAACAGAAGAAGATGGTAAAGATCTAAAGGATTTTGGTCCAAGTCCATGGGAAAACACAAGTGTTGATGACTTTTTTGGGGATCCACAAGAGTTAATCagtggtggcagtggctgtgttGATATCACAGGTATCTGTGAGACCCTTCTAAGGGTTCCAAAATGTTGACTAAGAAAAACTAACTTAATCAGCTGATACCTTCCATGTAGGATAAGCCACAGTCATTACCCTTCTTACTAGGGCCATTTCTTCACTGAATAATTCACAGGGGTCTATAAAAAAGGGCAGAATATATCACTTGACACTAATAATACAGTTACAGACTCCCTGGGGACTTCTTGAAATtatttccttcagcagcagtgggaaaagTGGATATTAACTTAGAAATTAATAGTGATAACAGGTAATAGCCATTCCCTTAAAGAGTCTTTTCCCCTCCTGatgctgagtctgaacagctggTTAATGCAGCTGTTTCTCTGCCATGAAGGCTTACTCATTTCCAGAGTGGCTGGCTGAAGTAAGTATTTTGGCAGAGCCAAAGCCCTAAGTCCAGCAGACAGCTCCACATGTTAGCAGCCAGTTCATTTGGAGTAGAATGCCATGTGAAAAATCCAGGTGTGAACACTTCTGAAATCTAACAGACAAAGTGAAAGCACtaaacttaaaaaaataatacagtaTAGCTACAAAATGAAGAATTAGAACAATGTTTGCAAGTAATTTAATCAGCAGTATGAAAGCTGAACAGCTTTCGCTGACACACGTGTAAGCTGGCTTACACTAACTGCACAGAAAAGGTGATTGCTCTGACTCTAAGGAGTTTGTGGAATAGTCCAGACAGGGGATTTAATATACAAGAACCATAGCTGCCATAAACTGTGACAATATCAATTGTCAGTTGGGTATGTAAAGAAACAAGGCTGTGATAAGTCACCATCTTTCACCAGCAACAGGCTGAAACCTCAGCGGCTGCAcgaagccaggaggaggagctggtggagggcctTCGAACCGAGTTCCATGAAACTGCCTGCAAGATACAGAGCTTGCAAGCAGAAACTGAATCTCTGAGAACCCTGGTAAGGAGCAGTGGGGTTGCAGTGGTCATGTTCTGCAGAAATTCAACAGGCCTTCTGAGGAGAACATTCCTCTCTTGGGTTGCAGGCTTCAGTGGGTACTGTTCCCAGAGCTGCTAGACATTTCTGGGCTCTTCTGGACTGACATGGTGCACCAAGTGTAACACACTGGACACCTGGCCCTGAACTGCCAATCTTCGGTGTCTTCAGACTCAGTAACAATCTCAGTGCAACTGCTGGCTTGGGTAGTACTTAGCAGTGGAGAGTATCTGTGCCTTgtacccagagcagctcagcctgtgtAATGATGATACACATTTCCCAAAGTATCTAAAGGGAGGCATTTTCAAACTGCTCTGTCTCCACTTAAGCATATTCACCAGAGATATTGGCCAAACCTCAATAGAGATCGCTGTGGAGCATCTGAAAGCTGACTGCCTTAAtgtctgctctcctgcccttACAGAAGAGGGGTCTGGAGAATTCTTTATATGATGCCAAGCACTGGCACGACATTGAACTGCAGAATCTGGGCTCTGTCATTTccaagctggaggcagagatgGGAGAAATCAAAGTagaaacagagcagcagcagcgggaTCGTGAAAATCTGCTGACCAGCAAACAACAGCTGGAGAAAGACATTGCTGCATATCACTGCCTTCTGGATGGAGAGCAAAGCAGGTACGTGTCCTTGAAATCAAGCatgctgcagagatggagatgaGCTCCCTGGGAAGGAGCTGTGAGGTCACTGGAAGCAGGAGAACTAGGATCGTTTCTCAGGTTTTATAAGGCTGAGTGGTAGATACTGAGGTTTGAAGAAGCTGCCCAAGGGGTGGAGCGCCCCaaaagcagctgtgcagagattCCTGATGTACTGGAGCAGGGTGGTGTGCAGTACCGCCGCAGACAGACGAGGGTCAGGACCAGCAGGTCAGCCCGTTTCACTTCCCGGGTGGCTTGCGAGCTcagctcagagagctgctgcagtgcctgggagCTGCACTAGTGGCTGTGCAGCGGCTCTGGCGGCGTCTGCGCCTGGGCACAGGatgccttccctccctctcccactGTACACTCCAAATATCGAAGGGCAAGGTCTGTTTTGAAGCACACGAGTTATCCCCAAAGGAAGAGAGATTCTGGACTACTGTGTGCACCATTTGTGAAGAAACAGTTCCAACGCCTAGCATTTGTCCTCTGGCAAAACCCCTGTGGTTGTGTTCTTGGTTGGGCCTTTTTAAGATCCTTACTCGCCATAAGCCATGGAACCTGAGAATCTGACCCACAAGTTTTAACTTGCTCTTCTGCTCAGGTCAGGGAGAAGCTGCAGTGGGGCTAGTACATAGTCCAGCATTCTCCTATTCATAGTATTGGCCAGTGTGTATTCTTTTGTTATTGTTTTTTGACTTTCAGCTGATTATGGAACCCGCAGCCCACAGGAGACCATTGCCATTAAAGCAAAGGATGTCGCTGGCAGTTATGTTCGTGGAAGCTAAAAGCCCatcacagcagcctgctttaTTCAGTTTGATTCAACAGTCAAAGTAGGTTGTAGCTTGAACAACTTTATTAGACCCTCCTCATGTAATTGCTTTGCTTTCAGATTTCACTTTACTCATGTTGTTAAAATggtaaaaaaataaagaatacCAGGCTTTTTGCTtgactttctcttcctttcagtaTTTTTCATGTTAACCAAAGGGGACTGGATTAAGGACCCACAGCCTCCACTTCCCAGAAAGtaaattctttctttttataGTATAAATATATCAAGACTGAATTACTGCTCCACTGTGCACTGAGCACCCATGTGGAAATGGTGACAGCTCTGTTGTGTTACAGGAGACCATCACTAGTGTGaaacacagtatcccagtatcaccaaggttggaagagacctcaaagtccaaccctttaccacaattctcaaggccagaccatggcaccaagtgccacgtccaatcttgccttgaacagccccagggacggcgactccaccacctccccgggcagcccattccagtgtccaatgactctctcagtgaagaactttctcctcacctccagcctaaatttcccctggtgcagcctgaggctgtgtcctctcgttctggtgctgaccacctgagagaagagagcaacctcctcctggctacaaccacccctcaggtagttgtagacagcaataaggtcacccctgagcctcctcttctccaggctaaccaatcccagctccctcagcctctcctcgtagggctgtgctcaaggcctctccccagcctcgttgcccttctctggacacgctcaagcatctcaatgtccttcctaaactggggggcccagaactggacacagtactcaaggtgtggtctaaccagtgcagagtacaggggcagaatgacctccctgctcctgctgaccacaccattcctgatgcaggccaggatgccactggctctcttggccacctgggcacactgctggctcatgttcaggcaggtatcaatcagcacccccagatctctgtctggctgctctccagccactccgaccccagcctgtatctctgcatagggttgttgtggccaaagtgcagccccctgcacttggagctattgaacacaaTCCAGACAATGCTGTGAAGAAGTTACACTGTGGTCTTAGCTCAATGAGTTTCATTCTGCACTACATAACCAGCAGAGGCATCCTGGCAGTACACAATAAACACATTTTAACTTGACTAAACTTCTGGAAAAGTTGAAGATGCAGGGGAGCAACAGCAGTTCTTTCTGTGGTCCAGGTCATATCCTTTCACTGCATACTAAGTCTCAGCCAGGGTGTCAGTTTGTGCAAATGTGACGCCTTTTGATATTCTGACAGATTGTGATATTGGATTTTCAGATGCTTGGCTCTTTCTTGATATTAACATCCCTTAAGGCAAGCTTGCCAAACTCCTTTTGAACAGGCAGCAATATGTGGGTGAACCTGGCGAGTTTCTCTAACATTGATGGTATCACAGTGGAAAAGATTTGCcagtttcacttctgccttcctTTTATATTTCAAATATTTATATCTTCACTGTACTGCATTTGCACTATGGCCATATAAAGGGCTATTTTCAGAGGAACATGAAGAACCCTGGCCTCTAGCACAGGAAATTTTAGGTAGCTGGCTGGCTTTCCTGCACAGAACAAAGCCAGCCATACACGTGTTTGCTGGCTTAGGAGGTTACGACATCGACAGTTACCCAGAGTGGCAGCACAGTTCATTAACTGGACTCAAAGATGACTGAGCAATGGCATATATTGGAGAACATCACGGCATAGGGCACACATGAGAGAGATTTTGATCTTTAATTGAAACATTAGCTAACAAATCTACCCGACTGGAAAAATCACTCTCCAAATCCACCAGAAAATAACCTCTGTTGTGCTTTCCCTTGCACACTCCCACGCACAGAGG
This genomic window from Pogoniulus pusillus isolate bPogPus1 chromosome 32, bPogPus1.pri, whole genome shotgun sequence contains:
- the BFSP2 gene encoding phakinin, with protein sequence MGLLTQRPPGQCDGRARAAQSPRSRKLSHKAETPGEPQPAGLGTSFSPVRGEAAGLSVGARRAGAAAMPLPRRRSSFLGQQPSSSTAESSGPPGRRVSVGGGGSLSRPPGVYVGTVPTGGVSSLGTRVSRRALGISSVFLQGLRSSSAALPLAPGLEKGRGLSYESLNGCLVEYIEKVRALEQVNQELEEHIRVYLDKKAASVGSWGALRENWEAIYHQVGEAVLENARLMLHTENIQACAEDFKDRYENEQPFRKAVEDEINSLYKVIDDANLTKMDLESQIESMKEELTLLSKNHEEDVKVLYKQLAGSQLEELDVPLGSGLDDILEKIRIHWERDIEKNRAETGALLRTKQQAETSAAARSQEEELVEGLRTEFHETACKIQSLQAETESLRTLKRGLENSLYDAKHWHDIELQNLGSVISKLEAEMGEIKVETEQQQRDRENLLTSKQQLEKDIAAYHCLLDGEQSS